A window of Mytilus edulis chromosome 10, xbMytEdul2.2, whole genome shotgun sequence contains these coding sequences:
- the LOC139493344 gene encoding uncharacterized protein produces the protein MPSTSKHHTDIDSRGNIKIDHSTTYQENSFLSDSLESKIASLHKAKFRASIDNDDALKEARKEAEEISRLSSAIKRGEIKDSVSLYDRRSHTPKSRDGTPHTTEVLTYGMQSSSLGSRPQTHVENNIRRDSDKPPVSTLTMFAISMQKLTSSKSSSKNDTKVIHKNIQGYRSFMTLRCLSSPAYLRKERSKRQRRPAIVRFQDLKDGEVMEAQDIPVMKPEVAYAMQLRKRQIRSRRELTELSKIETEEKYGKPDKTDEFKQKRYAWAKGNDELNTRIRSFLVDVETFNKRQRKPDYLMTDIVRSKTCMV, from the coding sequence ATGCCTTCGACAAGTAAGCACCATACTGATATTGATTCTCGAGGGAACATCAAAATTGATCACAGTACAACATATCAAGAAAACTCATTCTTATCAGACAGTTTGGAAAGTAAAATAGCCAGTTTACACAAAGCAAAATTTAGAGCAAGTATAGATAATGACGATGCGTTAAAAGAGGCGCGAAAGGAAGCTGAAGAAATTTCGCGTTTAAGTTCTGCTATTAAACGTGGTGAGATTAAAGACAGTGTTTCTCTGTATGATAGACGATCTCATACTCCAAAATCACGCGATGGAACACCACACACAACGGAAGTACTTACTTATGGAATGCAAAGTTCTAGTTTAGGAAGCAGACCACAGACTCATGTTGAGAACAATATACGTCGTGACTCTGATAAGCCACCTGTTAGTACTCTGACTATGTTTGCTATTTCTATGCAGAAGTTAACTTCCTCGAAATCTTCATCTAAAAATGACACTAAAGTTATACATAAAAACATTCAAGGCTACCGAAGTTTTATGACACTTCGTTGTCTTTCTTCGCCAGCTTATCTGAGAAAAGAGCGAAGTAAACGACAGCGTCGCCCAGCAATAGTCAGATTTCAAGATCTTAAAGACGGTGAAGTGATGGAGGCTCAGGATATACCGGTCATGAAACCTGAAGTTGCGTATGCAATGCAACTGCGAAAGCGACAAATTCGTTCACGGAGAGAACTAACAGAACtaagtaaaatagaaacagaagaaaaatatggaaaaccgGATAAAACAGATGAATTTAAACAGAAAAGATACGCATGGGCGAAAGGAAATGATGAACTTAATACTAGAATACGTTCATTTCTAGTTGATGTGGAAACTTTTAATAAACGACAGAGAAAACCAGATTATCTAATGACTGACATTGTTCGATCAAAAACATGTATGGTATag